In the genome of Dioscorea cayenensis subsp. rotundata cultivar TDr96_F1 chromosome 1, TDr96_F1_v2_PseudoChromosome.rev07_lg8_w22 25.fasta, whole genome shotgun sequence, one region contains:
- the LOC120269477 gene encoding uncharacterized protein LOC120269477: MTMTRSVPLGVSSSLVLSVKALPLHPTTFSPSISSKVQFRVRVRVPLTTSNKLNKLSLRSESGICGASQAVDLFPSNYSEVIVRDARLEDCWEVADTHCSSFFPDYTFPIDLALRIDRFVALLSGFSVPLGCMRACLVAISGPSLNDNLYCGSEQIKFGDLEGKFSINRGSVAGILTIDTVADFLPRKGPLHQRRTGIAYISNVAVRETERRKGIAKKLVAKAEVRARSWGCRAVALHCDSENLAALKLYLGQGFKCIKVPDQAKWPQPKASSATRFNFMMKLLSPNRVS, encoded by the exons ATGACCATGACGAGGAGTGTGCCTCTTGGTGTTTCCTCTTCGCTGGTTCTAAGTGTGAAAGCCCTTCCTCTTCATCCCACCACCTTCTCACCTTCCATCTCTTCCAAGGTTcagtttagggttagggttagagttCCTCTAACCACATCCAATAAACTGAATAAACTTTCCCTCCGATCTGAATCAG GGATCTGTGGAGCGAGCCAGGCAGTTGATTTGTTTCCATCCAATTATTCTGAAGTGATTGTTCGGGATGCTCGACTGGAGGATTGTTGGGAAGTGGCCGATACTCATTGTAGCTCATTCTTTCCGGACTATACTTTCCCAATAGATTTGGCACTGAGGATTGACCGATTTGTGGCACTGTTGTCTGGGTTCTCAGTGCCCCTGGGCTGTATGAGAGCTTGTCTTGTTGCTATCTCTGGTCCTTCATTGAATGATAATTTATACTGTGGAAGTGAACAAATCAAATTTGGAGATCTTGAAGGAAAATTCAGTATAAATAGAGGATCTGTGGCTGGAATATTGACAATAGATACCGTGGCTGATTTTCTACCTAGAAAAGGACCATTACATCAAAGAAG AACTGGAATAGCATATATATCGAATGTTGCAGTCCGTGAGACTGAGAGACGGAAGGGGATTGCCAAGAAGCTTGTGGCCAAAGCAGAAGTTCGAGCTAGGAGCTGGGGCTGCCGGGCAGTTGCTCTACACTGTGATTCAGAAAATTTGGCCGCTTTAAAGTTGTACTTAGGACAGGGTTTTAAATGCATCAAAGTTCCTGATCAAGCGAAATGGCCGCAACCAAAGGCCTCCTCGGCTACCAGGTTTAACTTCATGATGAAATTGCTTTCTCCTAACCGGGTCTCTTGA
- the LOC120269588 gene encoding ubiquitin-like protein 5 yields the protein MIEVVLNDRLGKKVRVKCNEDDTIGDLKKLVAAQTGTRADKIRIQKWYNIYKDHITLKDYEIHDGMGLELYYN from the coding sequence ATGATCGAGGTTGTGCTGAACGATCGTCTTGGCAAGAAGGTGCGGGTGAAGTGCAACGAGGATGACACCATCGGCGATCTGAAGAAGCTGGTGGCCGCTCAAACGGGAACGAGGGCCGACAAGATCCGCATCCAGAAGTGGTACAACATCTACAAGGACCATATCACTCTCAAGGACTACGAGATTCACGACGGCATGGGCCTCGAGCTCTACTACAATTGA
- the LOC120265678 gene encoding CASP-like protein 5A1: MNISRPAVHPVEAPPLTDAAENRPRVRMKDIQGMSGTAGGLALRLCQFAFALAALAVMVSTSDFTSVTAFCYLVAAAILQSLWSLSLAILDIYALLVKRCLRNPRVVCLFAIGDWITSSLTFAAACACAGITVLIGNDMNLCAENHCPSFETATAMAFISWFAVSPSFFLNFWVLASR, from the exons ATGAACATAAGCCGACCGGCGGTGCATCCAGTGGAGGCGCCACCTCTCACGGATGCCGCTGAGAATCGGCCCAGGGTCCGGATGAAGGACATCCAAGGGATGTCCGGCACTGCTGGAGGCCTCGCCCTTCGCCTCTGCCAGTTCGCCTTCGCGCTTGCCGCTCTTGCTGTCATGGTCTCCACCAGTGATTTCACCTCCGTCACCGCTTTCTG CTACCTTGTAGCTGCAGCGATCTTGCAGAGTCTGTGGAGTCTTTCATTAGCCATCCTGGATATTTACGCCCTCCTTGTGAAGCGCTGTTTGAGGAATCCACGAGTTGTCTGCTTGTTTGCTATTGGAGATTGG ATCACATCCTCACTTACATTTGCAGCAGCTTGTGCATGTGCTGGCATCACAGTTTTAATTGGTAATGACATGAACTTATGTGCAGAGAACCACTGTCCGAGTTTTGAAACAGCCACAGCCATGGCCTTCATCAGCTGGTTTGCTGTCTCCCcatcatttttcttgaatttctggGTATTGGCTTCCCGATGA